GACGCCCGTCAATGGCGGTTCGGGGGACCATTACCTTGTCGGCACCCAGCCTTTGCCGGGGATGAACTCGCGGCTGCCGGGATTTGTCTTGCAACCTAACGCCGCCGCCATCGTCATAAGCAACAGAACCAGCAGAATGAATTTGGCCATGCCCGAATGTGAATCAGAATTGTCAGCCGGGCAAGTCTGGGGCAAAGTAAACCGTCGGCGTGAGAAGAAATGGCTGAGAAATTCAAATCGCTGAAAGGCCAGTTGCTGCTGGACAGCGGCATGCTGAACGGTTCGTTCTTCCACCGAACCGTCGTCCTGATTTGCCAGCACGATGCAGAAGGCGCGTTCGGCCTCGTGATCAACCGCTCCAGCGAAAACAAGGTCGGCGAAATGCTCGTTGCCGACCTTCCCGACATGCTCAAGGAACAATCCCTTTTCCTGGGCGGGCCGGTCCAACCCACGGCTTTGAGTTACCTCCACGCCGATACGTTTCTGCCTCAAGCCAATGTCATTTCCAATCTCAACCTGGGGCATTCGCTCGACTCGCTGGTGGAAATCGGTGAATCGCTCTCTCCGAGCCAGCAAGTGCGGATTTACGCCGGATACGCCGGCTGGGGGCCGGGACAGCTCGACGACGAAATGAAGCGCAAGGCCTGGCTGACTCACCCGGCGTCCATCGAAGTCGTTTTTGCCAAGGATCCCGCCACGCTCTGGCGAGCTATTGTCAGCCAGAAGAAAGGCGTCCAATTCAGACTCCTCTCCCAAATGCCGGACGATTTGTCGTGGAACTGATCTCACGCAAGACGTACGGCGGACTCCGAGACTCCGCGAGGAAGAATTTGACACCCTGCGGCCACTGACCTAGTAAAGGCGCGTCCTCTGGCACTCGTGCGGAACCGGAATTGCGACCATGAGCCTCACCCAACAAGATCTCGACGCGCTGCGCGCCCTGAGCACGCCAACCGTCTCCAACGCCGTCGAGTTGTTCAATCTCCGCCCGCGAAACCACGGGTTCATGTCCCCGGAAATTCGCAGCCTGTTCCCGGAGTTCGGCGTCATGGCGGGCTACGCCATCACTGGCCGTTTCGCAGCCGATCAACCTGCGACGCGCCCCGGTTCGCGCTACGATTTTTGGAAGCGCATTCTGGAAATCCCGGAACCGCGCGTCGTCGTGATGCAAGACCTAGACCAACCTGTGGGCGTCGGGGCCTACTTTGGCGAAGTTCAATCCACCATTCACCAGCGCCTCGGCTGCATTGGTGTCGTGACGAATGGACACGTTCGGGACCTGGACGAGGTGCACGCGATGGGCTTCAACTACTTCGCCGCCGGCGTTTGCGTTTCCCACGCTTACGTGCACCTCATTGATTTCGGCGGGCCGGTCAAAGTGGGCGGAACTCTTGTCCGGACCGGCGACTTGATTCATGCCGACAAGCACGGCGTGCTCGTCGTCCCGACCGACATCGTGCGCGACATTCCTCAGGCCGCGGCAAAAGTTGCGGAGCGGGAGCAGCGCATCATCGGCCACTGCAAATCTCCGAGCTTCTCCCTGGAAGAACTGAAGCGGCTTTACGAATCGTGAGCGCCGAGGAATCGAAAGTCTCCCCCGACTCGCTCTTGAAGTTCTGCGCCGCTTGCTTCGAGAAGCTGGGCGTGCCGGCGGACGACGCGAGAATCACGGCAGAGAATTTGATCTTCGCAAACCTGCGCGGGGTCGATTCCCACGGCGTGATTCGGCTGAAGATCTACACGGAGCGGCTGCGCGCGGGCGGATTCAAGGCCCGCGTGCATCCTCGAATCACTTCCGAACACGCTTCCAGCGCGTTGCTCGACGCCGGGCATGGCCTCGGACAGATCGCCGGCGTGGAGGCGATGAAGCTGGCGATTGCCAAGGCAGAAGCCACGGGCGCCGCGATCGTGGGAGTCCAGAACAGCAATCACTTTGGCGCGGCGGCGTTCTATGCGATCCAGGCGGTCGAGAGCGGAATGATCGGTTTCGCGGCGACAAATGCCGGCGCCAGCATGGCTCCCACGGGCGGACGCGAAGGACGTCTGGGCAACAATCCCGTCGCCATCGCCGTGCCGGCCGGGAAATATCCGCCGCTCGTGCTCGATATGGCGACCGGCGCCGTGGCCTGGGGAAAAATTTTCTTGGCGCAGCAGAAGCACGAGAAAATCCCTCCCTCGTGGGCGTTGGACAAACACGGCCTGCCGACCGACGACCCCAACGCCGCCGCAGATCGCGGTTTGATTCAGCCTTTCGGAGGATACAAAGGCTATGGGTTAAGCCTGTTCGTCGACATTCTCACGGGCGTGCTCGTGGGCGGTGGATTCTCGACCCACGTCAAGGGCTTGTATCAGAAGCTCGAATCGCCGAGCGATGTGGCGCAGTCGTTTGCCGCCATCAAGATCGACAACTTCATGCCGCGCGCCGAGTTCAGCCGTCGGGTCGAGGAAATCATCGATCTCATGCACTCGTGTCCGCGCGCGCCTGGCAGCGAACGCATTTACGTCCCTGGCGAAATCGAGCACGAGACCGAGCAGCGCCGCCGGGCCGAAGGCATTCCGATCAACGCGACGCTGCGGGAAGAATTGGTTGGCCTGGCGCTAGATCTGAGCTTGCCTTCGCCGCTTTGATCTTCTCTCAGCCGGAACGATTCAGGACGGATGAGGAGCGCACGCGCCTCGGGTGCTGTGGTCGGCGCCCCCGCCGACCCCATTCAGTCGGATCGAAACCGTCCCGGCTCATCACCATGGCTTGAACAACGGTCCGACCGGCGAGGGCCAGTCGGAAGACGCGAGGGCGCGTGTGCTTCTCGCTTGCATCTGAATCGTTCCGGTTTAGTCCCGCAGGCGCATCGGGCACTGGCAGGCTGGAAGCCAGCCCTGCTCAGCCGGATTTCGCGGCCGGTGAACTCAACACTTCCAGCGCGCGGAGACTTGCGGCGGTGCGCGTTTCCACGCCGAGTTTGGCGAAGATTTCCAGGACGTGCTTTTTGACCGTGCTCTCGCTGTTGCCTAGGATGGTCGCGATATCGCTGTTGGTCTTGCCCTGAGCCAGCCAGAGCAACGTTTCCGCCACGCGCGGTGTCAGTCCAAGCTCTTTCTCCAGCGGTTTGGCGCTGGCGAAATTCGGTTTGAATTCCGGCGTGGCTTGCTGGGCAGCACGGGCCAGCCGCACGCGAATGGCCGCGAGCAGATCATCTTTCGCCACCGGCTTGGTGAGATACTGTGCAGACCGTGGGATTGACGACAGATCGACCGGAGAACCGTAGCGCAGATTTCCAATCGGCAGGGCGCCGGCAAGTCCCAGCGTGCTCGGACTGGGAGACGCCCCGCAGAATACAATTCTGCGATACGGCAGAGTGCAACTCTGCGCTACGAGCTTTGTCGTCCATCCCGCGGACCAAGCAGTAATCGTCGGCGCCTAGACTCATGCCCGCGCGGACGTCGAGCTTCTCCCCCTTCGCGGTGAGAAAGATGAAGGGAAGGCTGGTGGTCGCCATTCCTGATCTGCCTCCTGAGCCGTATTCACGCCAGACCGAACGCAACTTCCAAATGTCGAATCTCCGAACCTTCGGGCCGGTCTCAGTTCCCCACACCTCCAGACCGCTGCTGCTCGAAACAGGAAGAACCAGACCCGTGAGCACGGCCTCGCCATCGTTGGCGAATACTTCGACCGAGGACGTGTCCACGAACACCTGCAAACGCACGCGGCCATCCCGTACAAGCAGCGGAGCCTCATAAACTCCGGAGAATTTCGCATGGAAATCCGTTTTGCCGGAGCGCGCGCGGTCGAGGAAGAGCCGCTGGCTGGCCGGTTCGCAGCGGATCACCGTTTCCTCGCCGTTGCCTTGCCGAACTTTCAAGCCGAAGGCAGCCGCGCCGCGCACCTCGAAATCAACGTCGATTTCCAACTGAGCGCCTCGGACGTTTTTCTGCCTGAGCCATTGCGCGATTTCGTCAACCGTCCCGCCCCGATTGCGGACATGCTGGCTGCGAAGCTTTCGCAATTCGCGCACGGGAGTTTGAAGTAATCGAAAACCTTCATCCACACGCCGCAGGAGAAGTTCGCGCGGCAAAGACATCGCGCTGCGCCACGGCGACGTCGGCACCACGCCCGCGTATTCCCAGTTGCTCATCCAGCCGATCCAGAGTCGGCGGCCATCGTGCTTCGGAATGTCCGACCAGGACACCGCCGCATAGAAATCCCGGCCGTAGTCGGCCCAAAGCGGCAGTTGGGACGCCTCATCGAGCGTAAAGCGTGTGCCGTCGAAGTCGCCCACAAAGTACTGGCAACCGGAACCGCCCGCCGGTGCGCCGGAGCCGACGTTCACAATCAAGACCCACTTCGATTCGCCCGGCTTGCCTTCCAGGCGAACCGGGAACAGGTCGGGACATTCCCAGATTCCGTTGGTCGAACCCGTCGGACCGAAATCGCTCAGGTGGGTCCATTGCTTCAAGTTGGGGGAAGCATAGAACCGAACGTTGCGTTTGACCGGCCAGGCCACGGCCATGACCCAGCGGCGCGTCGGTTCATGCCAGAAGACTTTCGGATCGCGAAAATCCTTCTCGCCGATGTCGAGAACGGGATTGCCGGAGAACTTAGTCCAGGTGCGTCCGCGGTCGGTGCTGTAAGCGATATGCTGATTTTGCAGAGGTCGTTTCGTGTAATGGCCCGTGTAGATGGCGACGAGCGGCGGCGCGCCGTCCTGGCCAAAACCGCTGGTGTTTTTCCAGTCCACGACCGCGCTTCCGGAGAAAATCATCACGCCGTTTTCCTCCGGCAACGCGACGGGCAAGTGTTCCCAATGGACGAGGTCGCGGCTGACGGCGTGGCCCCAGCTCATGTGTCCCCATTTATCGCCGAAAGGATTGTATTGGTAAAAGAGGTGATATTCGCCTTTGAAGAAAACCATCCCGTTCGGATCGTTCATCCAATTCCGTTCGGGCGTGAAATGGAACTGGGGACGGAACGGCTCGTGGTAAAGTTCGGCGGCAGAAACGTGAAATGCGCAGGCCAGGAGAAGTGCCACTGCGGTCAGCCGAAGGATTCGCATGGGCTCAAGTTTAGACAGTGATGGGCGATGAATCAAAGGGGATTCGCTGACGCTGCGCGGAAACTGCGACCATTTCCGAATGAGTGAACTGCTCTGTCCATGGCCAGAGCAGTTCACCAATTAGATTAGTCTGGACCGACACCATTTCCCTACCGAGTCATTGACTCGGCAGGAAGGCGCCGCATAGAGTTTCACAGGCAACGATGGAAACCGTTTACATTGAAACCAGCATCGTGAGCTACTTGGTGGCTGATTCGAGTCGCGACTTGGTGACCGCCGCCAATCAGCAGATAACTCGGGGCTGGTGGCAACAACGACGGGAGAGCTTTGCTTGCCTGATTTCCCAGGAAGTCCTCGTGGAGGCGAGCCGGGGTGACTCGGAGCAAGTCCGGCGACGGCTGGAGGTGCTGGCGCAGCTGCCCCGCGTGGCCGTTAGCGGGGACGCTCAGGAATTGGCCCGCGTCTTTCTGGCTACCGGGTGCCTTCCACCCCCAGCAGTCCGCGATGCCGTGCATCTGGCGGTTGCCACGGCCATTGCCACGGACTACCTTCTAACGTGGAACTGTCGCCATCTGGCCAATGCGCAAATCTTGAAACGCCTCGAACGCGAGGCTCAACAGCTCGGTCGTGTGCTGCCGCGCGTTTGCACCCCGTTGGAGCTAATGGGAGAACTACCCTATGAAACCCGATCCGATTCTTGAAGAACTCTGGCGCGTCAAAGATGACTTAGCGCGCGAAGCCGGCTACGACATTGCTCGCACCTTTGCTGAACTGCGCGCTGCCGAAGGCCGGCATTCCGGCCCACTAATCCGAACGGCAGAAGAACTTCAGCGCTACGTCGCGGAACAACACCGGCGCGACTCACCCGCCGCCCTTGCGCTTCAGGAAAAGTTTCCGCCGACTCCGCCCAAGCGAAAGGAATAGCGCGACCGACGCCTTTCGTCCGTGCTCCTTCCTTCGATCGATCCCCCCACTGTTGGAAGCTTCGCGTCCATTCACGGAGATTTTAGACGATAGAAGCTGTTGCCTAAAGACGGGAGCACAATCACTTGATTTTGCCCATTAACTACCACTGGCGCGGCCGGCATATCCACCCAGTTCGTCGTCCCCAAAGCCGAGTTCTGCTGCAAGGCAAAAATCCTCGAAGACACGGGCCAACTAATGACGACCATGTTGTTACTGGCTGGCTGAACGGATAGCAGAGGTGCGCCGGGAGTCTGCACCACTGCGATCACGCTCCAGAACCCGCCAGTCAGCGAGTAATTGCCACCTTTCATGGGAGCGCCGGAGTCCTGTTGGCCGATTGTACCACTCACTGTGTAGGATGCGTTGGTACTTTTGCCACCACCGCTCGCGATCCTGAACCGTTTGAGGTTGTATTGCTGCGCAAAGGCTAAATCGACTCCGGCGACACAGGACAACAATCCTCCTAATAAAAGACGAACCCAGTTCACGTCATGCTTCACCAATAGACCACTACTAGCCCTCTACCTCCGGCACCGCCTCTTGAAGTCCAGCCCCCGCCCCCGCCCCCGCCCCCGCCGCCAGGAATAGCTCCAATTCCACCAGGATTTCCAGGATAGTTTGCAGGAGGATTGGTAACATTATAGCCGAGACCACCACCACCACCACCACCGCCCTGGCTTGCCGCCCCACCAGCACCACCGGCTACACCAACACCACTGGTTCCTTGCGCGCCACCTGATCCTTGTGCCCCGCTTGCGCTGAGTGTTGCTGAACTGCTGCCTCCGGTTCCGCCACTCCCCGGGCCGGTGCCCTGTGAAGCGTTTCGAGCGCCGATAGCTGCGGAGCGAAAGGAAACGTGCTCGATTTCGCCGCCCTCATGATCGGCCTCAATCCGAAAGACGGAAACGAACTGCGCACGGCAGCCCTCCGTATCCAGGAAACATTCTTCGGCATCGTCCCATCGAGCGAAAAGAACGCTGAAGTTGAATCGCCTGAGCCTCGAAATGCCGAGAGCGCACACGATTCAAGCAAGCCGGTGAAAATCAATGCACCGCTTGATTTCACACTGAAAGGTCTCGATCCCGCGCACCCGTATTTGCTCGGACGCAAATTTACGCCGGAAACGATACACCATTTCGGACTAGGCTTCTGCAAGCGCGGTTTCCTCGCGCATCGTGCGGCCATACCGCTTCACGACGACAAAGGCAACCTCATCGGCTACGCCGGACGGCTCGTCGATGACAACGCGATTGACAAGGAACACCCGAAATATCTGTTCCCCGGCACGCGAGAAAAAGACGGAGTGACGCACGAATTCCGAAAAAGCGAATTCCTCTACAACGGCCATCGCATCAAAGGGCCGGTGGATAACTTGGTCACGGTCGAAGGCTTTGCCTCCGTCTGGCGGCTGACGCAAGCCGGATTTCGGGATG
This window of the Verrucomicrobiota bacterium genome carries:
- a CDS encoding Ldh family oxidoreductase: MQISELLPGRTEAALRIVSAEESKVSPDSLLKFCAACFEKLGVPADDARITAENLIFANLRGVDSHGVIRLKIYTERLRAGGFKARVHPRITSEHASSALLDAGHGLGQIAGVEAMKLAIAKAEATGAAIVGVQNSNHFGAAAFYAIQAVESGMIGFAATNAGASMAPTGGREGRLGNNPVAIAVPAGKYPPLVLDMATGAVAWGKIFLAQQKHEKIPPSWALDKHGLPTDDPNAAADRGLIQPFGGYKGYGLSLFVDILTGVLVGGGFSTHVKGLYQKLESPSDVAQSFAAIKIDNFMPRAEFSRRVEEIIDLMHSCPRAPGSERIYVPGEIEHETEQRRRAEGIPINATLREELVGLALDLSLPSPL
- a CDS encoding levanase translates to MRILRLTAVALLLACAFHVSAAELYHEPFRPQFHFTPERNWMNDPNGMVFFKGEYHLFYQYNPFGDKWGHMSWGHAVSRDLVHWEHLPVALPEENGVMIFSGSAVVDWKNTSGFGQDGAPPLVAIYTGHYTKRPLQNQHIAYSTDRGRTWTKFSGNPVLDIGEKDFRDPKVFWHEPTRRWVMAVAWPVKRNVRFYASPNLKQWTHLSDFGPTGSTNGIWECPDLFPVRLEGKPGESKWVLIVNVGSGAPAGGSGCQYFVGDFDGTRFTLDEASQLPLWADYGRDFYAAVSWSDIPKHDGRRLWIGWMSNWEYAGVVPTSPWRSAMSLPRELLLRRVDEGFRLLQTPVRELRKLRSQHVRNRGGTVDEIAQWLRQKNVRGAQLEIDVDFEVRGAAAFGLKVRQGNGEETVIRCEPASQRLFLDRARSGKTDFHAKFSGVYEAPLLVRDGRVRLQVFVDTSSVEVFANDGEAVLTGLVLPVSSSSGLEVWGTETGPKVRRFDIWKLRSVWREYGSGGRSGMATTSLPFIFLTAKGEKLDVRAGMSLGADDYCLVRGMDDKARSAELHSAVSQNCILRGVSQSEHAGTCRRPADWKSALRFSGRSVVNPTVCTVSHQAGGER
- a CDS encoding type II toxin-antitoxin system VapC family toxin; translated protein: METVYIETSIVSYLVADSSRDLVTAANQQITRGWWQQRRESFACLISQEVLVEASRGDSEQVRRRLEVLAQLPRVAVSGDAQELARVFLATGCLPPPAVRDAVHLAVATAIATDYLLTWNCRHLANAQILKRLEREAQQLGRVLPRVCTPLELMGELPYETRSDS
- a CDS encoding toprim domain-containing protein, with the translated sequence MLDFAALMIGLNPKDGNELRTAALRIQETFFGIVPSSEKNAEVESPEPRNAESAHDSSKPVKINAPLDFTLKGLDPAHPYLLGRKFTPETIHHFGLGFCKRGFLAHRAAIPLHDDKGNLIGYAGRLVDDNAIDKEHPKYLFPGTREKDGVTHEFRKSEFLYNGHRIKGPVDNLVTVEGFASVWRLTQAGFRDVVALMGSDLGDKQADLILSLLGADGCLWIFTDGDEAGERCAGDLFRRIAPHRLVRRVPLASDRQPTELSAEELAAALPFKDRPRPRSDGRQMRLRLLTKEITRRQAIVELAQSFPTLRERGLTTKTWEPDAFDEMATQFQGSERHAARFILEVWRQERDWKAGRFSVTEAMSLWDTSHRTAFLSWVSDSW
- a CDS encoding RraA family protein, yielding MSLTQQDLDALRALSTPTVSNAVELFNLRPRNHGFMSPEIRSLFPEFGVMAGYAITGRFAADQPATRPGSRYDFWKRILEIPEPRVVVMQDLDQPVGVGAYFGEVQSTIHQRLGCIGVVTNGHVRDLDEVHAMGFNYFAAGVCVSHAYVHLIDFGGPVKVGGTLVRTGDLIHADKHGVLVVPTDIVRDIPQAAAKVAEREQRIIGHCKSPSFSLEELKRLYES
- a CDS encoding response regulator transcription factor → MTAWSAGWTTKLVAQSCTLPYRRIVFCGASPSPSTLGLAGALPIGNLRYGSPVDLSSIPRSAQYLTKPVAKDDLLAAIRVRLARAAQQATPEFKPNFASAKPLEKELGLTPRVAETLLWLAQGKTNSDIATILGNSESTVKKHVLEIFAKLGVETRTAASLRALEVLSSPAAKSG
- a CDS encoding YqgE/AlgH family protein is translated as MAEKFKSLKGQLLLDSGMLNGSFFHRTVVLICQHDAEGAFGLVINRSSENKVGEMLVADLPDMLKEQSLFLGGPVQPTALSYLHADTFLPQANVISNLNLGHSLDSLVEIGESLSPSQQVRIYAGYAGWGPGQLDDEMKRKAWLTHPASIEVVFAKDPATLWRAIVSQKKGVQFRLLSQMPDDLSWN